A window of Branchiostoma floridae strain S238N-H82 chromosome 9, Bfl_VNyyK, whole genome shotgun sequence genomic DNA:
AGTCATAGTTCCAGCAATATCATGAGCTATGCCTGCCCATCGGATGGTAACCTCTGCAAAATCAATGTAATTGTGTGAAAAATTGTGTGAAACCTgtgcaaaaaagttgccttcatcatgaGTTTTTACGGAGATACATATGACTGAAATAACCAACTTTCTGTGTAAATAGACGAAAATCGATGCTCGCAGATTTCATCCAAAAAATCAAGTCAGCTGGACCAAAGAACCAAATGTTCTCAACAGCTCAATAGAGTCATTAAGCTGTCCTGGATACAATCTTCTTTTATATATAAACGCCCGAAGTATTCGTGATTGAGTTGTAACGAAGTATTTCATGTATCTCAATTGACCTTTTGAATTCACCTGCGatcactccggcgagctcgctcggaatctccACATAACTAGTTTCATCCACCCCTCTTTGTCATCGTGCTGGTAAACGTTCACAATATAAGGCTGATTAAGGAGTAGAACCTGCTCAACAAGGGGATGTACGTAAAATACCACTCTCATGTTGCTGTTGGTGATGGAGAAGAGAGCTATTAGAAAAGGTTAGACCAGCGACCTACGTATACCTGCAACTAGCTGTACGTGATGTGCATTTCAGGGAGCGAGGAAGAAAAGACGCTCATCCGTCGTCGTGACAGAAGAaccaagagagagagagtattgtgttgttttttttccctgTTCATAACGCCAGTGAGATCATAGCTCACGGATAGACGCTTTGCTTTCATCGAACAACTGAAGAATGAATCGCAGAAGCAACTACATCGGGACGACGCTTGTGGTCCTCGTCATTTCAGCTCGCTACACTGGGGTAGGTTTGGCTTCAGGAAGGAGCTTAGATGTTACCAAACAGGCCGGGGAAACATCGAACATCCTCCGCAACTCTACACTCCGAAATGGCTCTACGGAGATATGCGACACATTTGAAGCTACAAACAGTTCTAAGATAGGAGAAAACAAAACTCTAGACGTCCTAGTATGTCGCCAGAATCACTCAAAATCATCGGCTCCTGACATGGAGCTCGAGATCCGTTCACCCGCACGTGAATACGTTGTTTTATGTATTGGTGTGTGGACAGTCGTGGCGAACAGCCTCCCGCTAGCGGCCATCGTCAAGCACGAACAGCTCCACACGCCCGTGTACATCCTCATGGCTATTAACCTGGCGGCAAGTGACGTCCTGACCGGCGCAACGGTGGTCATTCTGTTTCTGTTGATCCACACCTACACGCAGTCTATCCTCTCTAACACTATGTTACACTTCATCTTCACCTCGGCCTTTCTCACTGGGCTGTCCACAGCCTTCGGGCTCCTGGCCCTGACGGCTGAACGCTACTGGTTCATCGTGCATGGAATGACCTACGTCAGCAACGTCACCAACGACAAGTGCAAGGTCGTGGTGGTGATCGTCTGGATGTTGTCTGTCGCATTGGCCATGCTGCCAAACTTTGGATGGCACTGCCCAAGTCGTGCCGAGGAGGGATGCGTTCCGTTGGGCGGAGGGTTGGCTCACGGGTACGTAGTCCTCGTCCAGGTGTTCATTTTCAGCGCGATGGCGGGGATCGTCCTCCTCAACGCGAGCGTGTTCTGGTGCCTGTGGAAGCACGTCAACGCCATCGCTGACCAAGAAGCCGCGGTGGGCGCCGAGTCGAGCACAAGCAGGAGATCCGCCATCACAGTCGGCATTGTAACCGTCGCGTTCTTGGTGGGATGGTTGCCGTTGCTCATCAAAATGTCCTTTCCATCGGACGTCAGCGACGTCCACATGGTGTTCATGATATTAAACTCAGCGATGAATCCTGTCATCTACGGGTTCCGTTTGTCGGAGGTTCGGCGCAGCGTTGCTCGACTCTTCCTGAACTGCAGCGGAAACGACAACTAGCTTGGCTCTGACCTTTCGTAGACCTTAGACATTCTCCCCATAactaaatgtttgtttgtttgttttctttgttttctcatgTTTTCATGAGGGAAGAgataagggtcagacaaagtatgcAACTGAGATACAGTTTACGTGTTGTATTGGCTGTTAATCAATCTTGTTTATGAATAAgataaaaacatattttatCCTCGCAGCGTATAAGAGCGTAAACATGATACAGAAATGTGACTTGCCCTTGTTATGGCTGAAAACCAAAGGTTTTGTCTTGCAGATTACAGAAAGCGTTTCGCTGAGTCACCTGTTGTTTTCATGTACATAATGgttgatgagatgatgatgacaatgatcgTTATGTATTTATTTCATGTACAGATCCTTTAGACGCAGCTGTGAACAGGTTTTGTGATTTGATGGTAACGGCCGTTAAGCCGGAATAATGTaaggaaaaaatacacaaaggcTTGAGATGTTTTAGTTACGAGCATGCAGGCCCAAGCTTATGACAGCTTTCATTTATCTGAATTAATGGGCTAAATTCAGCAGATGAAGAATCCATGATTTCAGTAATTTCATCTGGTATCACCAATCTTCCGACCATCAAGTTTTCAAGACGAAAATAGATGTGATAACTTACATGTTACAAATAATCAGGTCTCGTGAGTGTGAGGAATGTGACAGGTCTATATAATCATAATTTATAAAAATCACCAGATACAGTTATGAAGGTTCGATATCCAAGTAGACAATATTCAACTGCAATTcagtctctacaactggataaaaaaaacgaGATTACTTCCGGACgctttgagtgacatccatcactcttcttcagcgtcactagaatggaCCGGTACCAGAAAGCCTTCATCTATGACGGGGGCCGTACATACTTCTAGTCGCCTTTGACGGCGACCTATCAAATATTCGAGAGTCTCGTGTCAGATCACATAACTGGAGTAATTTGATCAGTCAATCGGAAGAAATCTGCAGGCAGACTTGCAGTTTCCTGTTTTGCCGCCGTAGGCTGTCCGTAGAACGCAATATCGAACAAAAAGAACCCCCTATCTCGAACACCTCCGCCAAAAACAGTTccatagaacatgatcgaacatgGGGCGGGGCTCAGTTTCGGTCCATTATGACGGGGGCTGTACAGACTTTCAGTCAACTTTGACCTATTTTCACGTGTTTGTCACATATCTTCTCAATGACTGTAATTTATGGTTTCATACATATTGTCTCCTCACCGACACGCATTGGTTTTCAGACGGAGAACTCCTGAGTTGTGCAGACTTTGCAGTTGTTTGAACTCATCGGGTACGTTGTGCCGTGGGGTGGGGACGGCATTGTCGAAGTAGTGCTCAGTCAGGCGTGTGTTGTTCCTGTCGGAGTGGAAGGGCCAGAAGCCGTACAGGCGCACCTCTGCGCACATTTGTGTGGCCGCACTGACTAGGAATAGTCCTGGATAAAACAGACAAGAAGGAAGGATATGCAAAATGGTCAGCATGAGATATAAGGTACAGCTAGGAAGCAATTCATCCAGCAGTTATTGCTGATTATTGAAAAACAAACCTTGACAAATTCTGATTTTCCAGTTCATCATTGTCATGTCCCAAGTTGAGACGTTCTGAATGTCTTCTAGGGATCTCTATTGGAAGAATCAACCAGATTGCAATCTCTATCATTATATTTACCCGTGGTTGCTCTATTATGTCCCAGACCATGCTTACTCCAGTACCCCTGTGCTTGTTTCATGAAATCTGGGTGAGGTATGATGACTTGGTTCCTGATGTGACGTATCTCCCTCAGGACTTCGTGTGCTGCGATGGTCAAGTTCACGTAGTTCTTACTGAAGAACGCTGGGATCCAAAGGTAACTGTCTCCGTACACTGCGAGGTCCTGTACAAAGGCTTCCACGTTTTCAGACTTTGTTTGCTCTGCAAATGAGTTGTATCTAGATTTAACAAGAGAAAACAAAATCACTGACAGTAGTCATGCAGCTTTCTTGTATTGTATGCCCGACCAACAGTAACCAACTAACTACAAAAACCGTATAGGTAACGTTAGAATCCAGTTCCACGATCACAGTTTTACTTTATACGTGATAACTACTTGTACCTTCTCCCCTTCTCAAGTTAGGCGACCTCATATGTACGATCGGATGAGTATGTATGTCACAGTACGTAAGAACTAACGGATATGATAATCCTCTCTGGTTTGTTCTcgcttacaaacaaacagaatctacacaaaataacaagagtATTCTGTTATCATgattgatgaaattattcaaacTGTATTGAAGTATTATATGTATATTGCAAACTCGACAatgcgtacatgtatgtatgatttcTTTGGAGATTGGATATTTCAGTATCATTATCTACAAAACGCACTTATACGCGAACTGGCCGGGGTTGATAGTGATAAGGTTGGTTTTCTTTCCGATGTCCTTCAGATATTCATCATCCATTGGAGCCATGTTACATCTGCAAAATACGGGAAGACATtttatgttttatctttttatttatttgagaGAGGGAATATGACACATAGAATGTATATCTGCAGCGTGGACATGGGGCTACGTTTAAACAACGTCAACGATGCCAAAGCATAAGAGGTCTAGAGAATGCAACACAAAGTATTCCGTATCACCGGGGTTTGTACCTTGCACCCAAAGGTACCGACCCGGAGCGTCCGAACGTGGAAGGGATATCCGACCCGCGGTAGGGTAGGGACCAAGAGTGATGCAGAGTACACCGAGTCCTATGCTTTTCATGTTGTACCCACccaaaaatacacacagaaaaTGTGATAACCTAAACACAAACTCGGAGGCGTCTATCTCCTCTCCACAGCCGCTTCCCTTCAGTATCCCGCCGTTCCCTACCACACTGCACGTGTTGAAGCGCCTGTCCTTAAACGGGCTTTCCTTGGACGAAAAATTTAGAAAGTTGAATAATATGAATAGAAGTATAACATTTATGTCAAAGTGAATGTTCGTATACTATCATCAGTATAATGGTGATGAAATCGGTAGACTTTTGGTGTAAGTGAAGAGTAAGAGAAGAAGATATCTTGGACATCAAATCATCCTGGAGTCGAGCTAGCCTTTGAGcttgcctccatagcaggctctctcaaaaatgatgatgatgtcatagaatgcAAAAATCAGTCCCAGAATCAAAGAAGCAAAGGAACTAAAATGAATACTCCATCATTTGGTAACGTTATACCGTGCTCTGTGTGTTTAATCATTTGTTGAACCTTCCTGGCCAAATAGATTCAATATTGAAGGCCATtattttttgagggggaggggggcaacccttttttattcgcacgctcgcatcagttttggggttcccaagaggatatcatccatataatcgaatcaacatggcattACGAGGTGAacgaatggaccgatcccaaagcCCCgcccccctgttcgatcatggttctatttcgaacacctccttaaacaagaaatctttttaaaaaagctgtgccttgccgcgtggtaggaatatcgtcaggaaaaggtaggtcggcacttcaagcccggcaaggcaaaatgctgtgccttggcgtgcagtaaggataatttgcttgtctgctaaatacgtattattaaaattttgacactagaaaccacgaaaatgagaaaatcttacgattatatttgaaaggcaacactctgaaaatacaaatggcattctgtgcccatcatcaacccaaaatacgatctttttcacgtgcacgtgtttacggtataggccgcatgtagccagtcacaagtatgcaaatgagctaactatatttagtaccatgcaaacaccgcatgtgaccatgttggaacacgttttcagctgtgtttgccgacgaattcctgccgttagggagaatttgcggcctcaaaactgatatcacaagtgaagcgaagttatagttgttgttttactttcattattttgaaagaactttgtagcgtcatagcgagatcaaccgatatgtttggatgacatagcggcgcggaaatatatgcttcgacggcgtgaattttgagcaaaaataccgcagaattatggttagaaaacccaaggagcttttatccttggaaaaccccacattttattatttcaggggtccctggtccaatttaaaagaaataataagtgtaccgtccaaaataagaacgtagcgggtggattctgcggctgaaaaaaataaacgtaactgttacctaaacatgcactcttgaaaatgcagaccaaaaagtcccaaaggtgggttttcatggttctggtcgcatgacgaaaatattcttatatcaaatggatgttataaaaaggtaaaaggacaattgaaaaaaaaaaactttcactaggcgggttcgaaccggggtcggcagtgtggcgactattcacgctaaccactacgccatgcTAACATTCCCAGTACCACCtcgtattaacaggtatccaaatctaaggcATAACTTTGAATACGtccgtccgttcattccaagattcaaagattctaatgtctaatcctccgaaaaatgtctaaacaactgttacttatgtgaaaagtttgtaatgagacgagagcctggcaaaataatgtcgggaaaggcatgttacaagctctgattggctggctggaatctcggtgtgtcaatagcctgtttaggctataggcacactcagtgtgtcaatagccacagcgatataacaaaatgatcctaaatattatctattgcgacttctcgtgtgacgttttgagctggcgctctcctaaactcacgttagcgttttgctgcagtctcggaaggcctctccaacgttttgatgacgtcatggctacttatatattcacatgcaatttattagcctgatttggaaattgtttcatctttatgaatagctaatgcaattcttgttgcgagataatgcacttgattttatgtcactccaaatgaatttggaattttaccatacaaacgcttcatttattcaatgtaaccaaatattaaatgcttttagaaccgaccgcaaacagaaacaaatacgtaaaatggacggtttaaaattcaacagggatgtaccattgtctgcctgagccgtcaaacttgtccatgagaaaggcgatttggaagggcctttggaaggggctttggaagggctgggttaaaaggtccgtccattgatccatggaaaaaagctggcgtaaagccttgcctggcggcaaggcaaaaaatagccatttctgtcccacgggggcagtttttgacggacttgttcgaaatagaatatttgttcgatatggcgttcgacaggatcggtccattcttCTCTGACACTCACTTTAGGAAATCGGTCGAAGGCGTCTCTGCTCACGTTCATGATCACTTCTTCTGATTCATACCGCCTTACGGTGAAGTTCAGGGGCGCGTTGTGTCGAGTCGTCACGAAATTCCCGTTCTGGAGATGACCGCCATGTAACATTTGTTTCCTGTGGAGTGAACGGAAACAAATTAATTACATTCTTTCAAGGAGCTAGTTATAGAAGAAGTTTATtcgcaagttcgtgcccgagggctaattgcaagtacctagtataaacatagtagatatacaagtgacaatggaacAATATTCTTATccaatactagtgttggctatttctaaacaggttgggtttcacttcttttttttggaagcagagggaaacgaaaagccccaccttttctaaaatttgtgggttctgcgatttcaagactGTCAATGCGGGGAAGTTGGGATTTgcctttgtggcttctctaaacagagcgattctttcggtttggttgaatgaacacttagaaataaaatgtgttagaataaaatgcgtcttggaaatgaaatgtgttataTGCCAAGAGCATCTGTCTCCCTCTGTCTTCATTTCTGTGTTTTCAATACAGATGATAATTCCAAGAAAAGTGTTTTTATAAACTTGTATTAATCAAATCTTTGGTTTGAAGACGTGCATCTTACCGAACTAAATCCGCAGCTGTTTTGTTGTAGACCCATGCTGGTGCGACCGTTGGTATGGACTGCACAAATTTCTGGTCGGCGCGGAACTTTTCCAGAGCAGCTGCCCCCTCCAGTACCCATTTATAATACTGGTGTTTCTTCCTGGAATCAAACGAATAAATCAATTTTTAACGGCAATTTTAAGTCTTTTGCACCAATTTTGTTCGTATTTGATGATGTTAAGTCTTCGAATtcgtctttttgtctttttcaatgCCTAGATACAACTGCCTTTGTCGATTAAGTCTTTAGAGCAGGAGCATTAAGAGCAGGACAATTAAGTCAACACGTAGCAAAAATGCATCAAATGAAATTATAAACAAGAGATTTAACATTGGAACATATATTAGACGTTTTGGTTCTGCCGATGTATTGGTAATCTCATGTCTCTTGTCGTCATCTCTTACTTTCTTTACCATTAATCAAACAGCTACGAAGAGTAACGCAGAACAGAATGAGAAAAAATTCACGGATATCACAGATTTAGCTACAAATGAACGTTTTATGTAGCCTTTGTAATTGCTCATGTACCTTTTCTGTCCATCTTTCGGCTTTTCCACTAGTGTATTTTTGAGCCCTACTGATGCGTCGGCAACGTTGTCGTCTCTTCTTCTGCCTTCGTCGTTTACTTTCTTTGTACGATTTCTTAGGGAAATGAAACATAATGTTGTTACGGGTAGATTATTCATTAGTCAAGCAGCCTTGAGACGAGATTGAGATGCGATAGTAATTTGTTGCCCAAACTGACACATACGATGGTGCTTCAGAAAGTAATGCTACTgcatttcaatctcaagagaatATACTTCAGGATGTCTTTACCTTTCTGCCAGATtgcaactcattcgatgaaaaaatgagcctgttataaaaccagtttCTGAAGCACCCTCGTAACGCAAGTTAGACAGCCTGTATGTACCAGTATAAGTTTAGGACATATTTTGAGAACCTAATGCACTCCAATCTACCTTTTCTGTCCATCTTTCGGCCTGTCCACCGGTGTGTTTTTCATCCCCACCGGTGTGTTGGTGGTGTTGTCGTCTCTCCTTCTGTCTCCATCTTTTACTCTCATGGGGAGATTTCTGGGAAAaggaaattttcttttcttttcttttctgttcaAGCAGCTTTTTGCAGAAGATTTGCGACTACAAACTAACACAGCACACGTTAGAAAGCGTGCATTTGCGTTACCTCTACCAAGCTCCGctgatcggtggtctaatagtagaaattggacaaatagagtcaatagtacggtAGGGGAGTTGGCCGGCCAGATGAGTTACTAGTAAGTGAAATAATTTCCGCGATGAGAaaataactcctctggccggccgactcccataccgtactacatgtatcatgactctatttgtccaacttCTACTGTTAGTGAGGCTAACATTTGCGAGCAGAAGTGTATCCTCTCCCAACGACATCGTAAATGTTCCGATAACTCAATGTACCTGTACCTCAACTTACAAATGAAAGTTGTATGACACCGTTTAATTAATATGTACCTTTCTTGCCCATCTCTTGGCTTTTCCACTGGTGCATGTTTCAGCTCTATTGATGTACCGGTAACGCTGTCGTATCTGCTTCGGTCTacatctctttctttctttgggATATTTctgagaaaagaaaacacattttctttcatGTAAACTATGTAGCATAATAGACTAACCTGTATTACCGTTACGTAagattatataatgtccttggtgttACGTAATGCCTTGCTGCCAGGGGTTAATTGCCCTAGCTGGATGCTTAGAGCAAGAAGAGATATACTTGCTCGGTCACATACTTGCATACCTCTTAAGGTTAGTCTCCTTAGTCAGGGAAGCCTTGGGGGCTGACAACACACTAACAGAACCAACTCATCTGTGAACTATTAAACTGTGTAAACTACTAGGCGCTTGCCTATGGTGTACCTATTTCACACACAAAGGACAGTTCTTCCAAAACTGCACGGCTTTGGGATAACCAGTGCTGCATGTAAATCTCTTCATTGAGAAGTTGAAAAGAAGCCGGCCCTCATTACTTTCaatgacacccccccccccccaactcaCTGGTTCGGCTTTGTAGACGACACAAAACGTTAGTTCCAATTCTATCATCATAGTTTTACCCTTATTTTCTTTGGAATATTAAAATTGGCTGCCTTCCCTTTTTGCATATTGCTTCATAGTACTTTGCTTATTGCTTCAACTAAacttaggataaacctgttctccaactaggTCTCTTTTGAATGTCAATTCATAGCCTAAGGAAAAGAAACTATATGTCAACGTACCTGCTTGTACTACTCCATGCTGctattgttttctgtgtcaGCGTGTTATTGGGACCCACAGGTCCTGACGTGTACAGCGTCGCTACCAAAATCAGCAGGACCACAGACAGGAAGAGCAGGGCACACTGTCGTCGCCTCATTGTGTTTCTTAACCGTTTTACGAGGTGAAGCGAACGAAAAGTTTTGTCAGCAATCTACACTTGTATGATACACTGTCCTTGAAACGACGGAAGCAATGGAACCATAACGCTCTTTGACAATCTAGAAGATAATCCCTATAAAAGACATACCGTGAGCGACACAGTTTGATTTTGTGAGTGACATCAGCACGGGTATGGAGTATGTCCGTGAAGAACGTGTCATAACGTCTGTCTTCTAAAGATCAAATGAAGCCAGCCGACCTTCTGGAATGACCCCACAATCCACACTGTTGTCAGTCGCTAAGCTGGAAAGGTCACTGAATGTCGCCGATAATTGAAACTTGCTCAACAACTTCCGATGACGGAATAGGCACCGATTGGATTTGACGAACCTATAAGAAGTTGGTTTACTTTTTAAATTGTTTTATGGATATCCTAGGGCTGTATGATACGAGGGTCCTCGGCCTCCTACGACTGAATTTCTACACTGAATTTGAGGGGaaacagttttgtttgtgtgAAATAATTCTAAATGGTATCTGGAATTAAAAACAGAATACACGCTTTGACAAttttacagctacatgtatgctcTTTCCTCCGAGAAGTTGTGTACATGTGGGCCGCcccaaatcatgcaaattatggtctaatttacatgatttatgagaaaatgctactgTACAATGGCTTTCTTTGCTATGACCATCTTGTCATTTAGCTATGGacgatgatcaactgatatgatttatgaagatgagaaccttatttgtaTCATGAATGAGA
This region includes:
- the LOC118422298 gene encoding alpha-N-acetylneuraminide alpha-2,8-sialyltransferase-like is translated as MRVKDGDRRRDDNTTNTPVGMKNTPVDRPKDGQKRNRTKKVNDEGRRRDDNVADASVGLKNTLVEKPKDGQKRKKHQYYKWVLEGAAALEKFRADQKFVQSIPTVAPAWVYNKTAADLVRKQMLHGGHLQNGNFVTTRHNAPLNFTVRRYESEEVIMNVSRDAFDRFPKESPFKDRRFNTCSVVGNGGILKGSGCGEEIDASEFVFRCNMAPMDDEYLKDIGKKTNLITINPGQFAYKYNSFAEQTKSENVEAFVQDLAVYGDSYLWIPAFFSKNYVNLTIAAHEVLREIRHIRNQVIIPHPDFMKQAQGYWSKHGLGHNRATTGLFLVSAATQMCAEVRLYGFWPFHSDRNNTRLTEHYFDNAVPTPRHNVPDEFKQLQSLHNSGVLRLKTNACR
- the LOC118422297 gene encoding G-protein coupled receptor 6-like, which codes for MELEIRSPAREYVVLCIGVWTVVANSLPLAAIVKHEQLHTPVYILMAINLAASDVLTGATVVILFLLIHTYTQSILSNTMLHFIFTSAFLTGLSTAFGLLALTAERYWFIVHGMTYVSNVTNDKCKVVVVIVWMLSVALAMLPNFGWHCPSRAEEGCVPLGGGLAHGYVVLVQVFIFSAMAGIVLLNASVFWCLWKHVNAIADQEAAVGAESSTSRRSAITVGIVTVAFLVGWLPLLIKMSFPSDVSDVHMVFMILNSAMNPVIYGFRLSEVRRSVARLFLNCSGNDN